GTGATTGCGTTTCGTCAATTTAAAAATAACCGAAGTAATGATATATTGGTTTTTTACTTCATGTTTGAAAATGCTTTCACGATAACCAAAATTACATTCAGTGTTCGTAAAAGTTCTCATTTCCTGAGTTTCAATGTTCATGGCTTCGCAGGAAACAAAAGTATCTTTAATCTCGGTTCCGTAAGCTCCAATATTCTGAACCGGAGTGGTGCCGACATTTCCGGGAATCAGTGACATATTTTCTAATCCGCCAAAATTATTATCGATTGTCCAGAGAACAAAATCATGCCATACCTCACCGGCCTGACTTTCTACCCAGACAAAATCATCGTCTTCTTTGATGATTTTCCTGCCTTTTAAATCGATGTGAATCACCAAAGCTTCAATGTCTTTTGTAAGGAGCATATTACTGCCGCCTCCCAAAATAAATTTTTTCTCGTTTTTGTTTTCTTCTAAAATGGTTTTCAGTTCAGTAATAGAATGAACTGCAGCGAATTGTTTAGCATTGGCTTCTATACCAAAAGTGTTGTATTTTTTTAAAGAGAAATTAGATTGGATTTCCATTAATAACAGGCTTTTTATATGGCTCAAAAGTATGAATTATACCTTTTGGTTTAACGCAGAGGTACAAAGTTTGTGCAAAGTTTGCAAAGTTTATTGCTTATAGAGCAGGTTAGAAGGAAGATTTCAGAATTTTGCGGTTAAATAATGTGTATTTGTACAACAGCGATTGTTATTCTACATTGTGTCCGATTTTAATAAAAAAATCTTTTAATAGATCATACGTTGATTCGTCGGCATTAATGTGATTATAGTTTGTTGTTTGCAAATGCTGGCAGCTAAGACATACGTTTAAACTGGATATCACTTTTCCTTCTTTAGTTATAGAAGATGACAGCATCTCTATATTTCGGACCACACATCCATTGAGGTATGCTGACGACTTCAGTATTTAGAATTTTTTTTAATTCTACTGCTTTTGGAGTATCAAATTTAAAAGTATTCGTTTTGACAGATGACGAATGAAGTTTTCCTTCGTTATCTAATATTTATATATTGTGTGCAGTAATTTTTTTAATTCTGTAATTCTCAATTCTT
This portion of the Flavobacterium gelatinilyticum genome encodes:
- the murB gene encoding UDP-N-acetylmuramate dehydrogenase, giving the protein MEIQSNFSLKKYNTFGIEANAKQFAAVHSITELKTILEENKNEKKFILGGGSNMLLTKDIEALVIHIDLKGRKIIKEDDDFVWVESQAGEVWHDFVLWTIDNNFGGLENMSLIPGNVGTTPVQNIGAYGTEIKDTFVSCEAMNIETQEMRTFTNTECNFGYRESIFKHEVKNQYIITSVIFKLTKRNHKINTSYGDILAELAKNNITEPTLKEVSNAVIAIRQSKLPDPKELGNSGSFFKNPIVLKSDFEKIHQKFPDMKYYEISETEVKVPAGWLIEQAGFKGKRFGDAGVHKNQALVLVNYGNATGQEILAVSREVQKTVLEIFGIQIEAEVNVI